In a single window of the Leptospira sanjuanensis genome:
- a CDS encoding alginate export family protein, with product MQTITRITAGVIFICTFSFGLLSQEPKKEKSRTESTPVLNLDPPSDVKYEEQPNDGKGIPEIQQELAKEEPYKSPYKGKLPGEFMKSMLLSPEHQDAVRKVDRLWLGDIFRVGFQVRPRFDYSHNADFDKRTQDDRNFATQNSQVSFIIDPNQYVAAKVTIQDVRVWGGEQSRKDGQLGYLGLSNSAGAELSSAPTATNSVSIKNNTDLREGFIQLKNFADGFEVFLGRQIFGFGDNRYVGGRNDGQTGNSFDGARVKYSSKYFNSEAFTSIIAEDSNAGSGNNTANGVKRGTVNDTYLSGLYNTIKFEDFLVDLYYFNIDKKWEQGPAPTTSLDRTRQRDDLNTVGFRLTNRTENNRLPKTKAWDWTLEASWQYGFNGQRVNAGWDTLKQTVDGNPKSQRIYTENVEYDAKYFIAQTGYTFFDRFRVGLQYSIGSGDPNRTDNKVATYDASFATRSGGFPYFDSGNGIVNATFWSNTRTKSVHLMYNSPNYGRFIFVAYDIQKASENDAWYSSGGTANTGLTTENSTGSAFGGYKLGERGGKRLFYEFDLIYQFYLKDYVSIWTGGSYLLAGDSVRNARVNPWAPNVNDRYTLDNKSYSFFLFVQFAM from the coding sequence ATGCAAACGATTACTCGAATAACGGCAGGAGTTATTTTTATCTGTACTTTTAGCTTTGGCTTACTCTCGCAAGAACCCAAAAAGGAAAAATCGAGAACCGAGTCCACACCGGTCTTAAATCTGGATCCGCCTTCGGATGTGAAATACGAAGAACAACCGAACGATGGAAAGGGAATTCCCGAAATCCAACAGGAACTGGCAAAGGAAGAACCGTATAAAAGTCCGTACAAAGGAAAACTACCCGGTGAATTTATGAAGTCCATGCTCCTTTCGCCGGAACACCAGGACGCGGTGAGGAAGGTGGATCGACTTTGGTTGGGGGATATTTTCCGCGTCGGATTTCAGGTTCGTCCTCGTTTCGATTACAGCCACAACGCCGATTTTGATAAGCGAACTCAGGACGATAGAAACTTCGCGACTCAGAACTCTCAGGTCTCGTTTATCATCGATCCGAACCAGTATGTCGCCGCCAAGGTGACGATCCAAGACGTTCGAGTTTGGGGGGGCGAGCAATCCCGTAAGGACGGCCAACTCGGTTATCTCGGTCTTTCCAACTCGGCGGGCGCGGAACTCAGTTCGGCGCCGACGGCTACGAACTCCGTTAGCATTAAGAACAACACGGACCTCAGAGAGGGTTTTATTCAATTGAAGAATTTCGCGGACGGTTTTGAAGTCTTTCTCGGGAGACAAATCTTCGGATTCGGCGATAACCGATACGTGGGCGGACGAAACGACGGTCAAACGGGAAACTCGTTCGACGGCGCAAGAGTGAAATACTCCTCCAAGTATTTCAACTCGGAGGCGTTCACTTCCATCATAGCGGAAGATTCCAACGCAGGTAGCGGTAACAACACTGCAAACGGCGTCAAACGGGGAACCGTTAACGATACGTATCTTTCCGGTTTATACAACACGATCAAGTTCGAAGACTTTCTCGTGGATCTCTACTACTTCAACATCGATAAGAAATGGGAACAAGGCCCCGCCCCGACTACGAGTTTGGACAGAACCAGACAAAGGGACGACTTAAACACGGTGGGATTTCGCTTAACGAACAGGACTGAAAACAACCGCCTGCCGAAAACCAAAGCTTGGGACTGGACTCTGGAAGCGTCTTGGCAATACGGATTCAACGGTCAAAGAGTCAACGCCGGTTGGGACACCCTCAAACAAACAGTGGACGGAAATCCTAAATCGCAGAGAATTTATACGGAAAACGTGGAATACGACGCGAAGTATTTCATCGCTCAGACCGGTTATACTTTCTTTGATCGCTTTCGTGTAGGTCTTCAATACTCGATCGGATCGGGAGATCCGAATCGTACGGACAATAAGGTTGCGACGTACGACGCTTCGTTCGCGACAAGATCGGGGGGATTCCCCTACTTCGACTCCGGAAACGGGATCGTAAACGCGACATTCTGGTCGAACACGAGAACCAAATCCGTCCATTTGATGTATAACTCTCCGAATTACGGAAGATTCATCTTCGTGGCTTACGATATTCAAAAAGCTTCCGAAAACGACGCTTGGTATTCCTCCGGCGGAACGGCTAACACTGGTTTGACGACCGAGAACTCGACAGGCTCCGCGTTCGGCGGTTACAAACTCGGAGAACGCGGCGGAAAACGTCTGTTCTACGAATTCGACCTGATCTACCAATTCTATCTCAAAGACTACGTATCCATCTGGACGGGCGGCTCTTATCTGTTAGCGGGAGATTCCGTCAGAAACGCGAGAGTGAATCCTTGGGCTCCGAACGTAAACGATCGATACACGTTGGACAACAAGTCCTACAGCTTCTTCCTGTTCGTTCAGTTCGCGATGTAA
- a CDS encoding PP2C family protein-serine/threonine phosphatase produces the protein MFAIKTGSFTARVIRFTRRPFLSFRFIWIVAALCALLAYCKNEEPPVARSGILNASSWDFAHKGKLVLRGEWMFYWGAWKFDAQRRKDETLSKSGEILYVPSAWNGEFRKGKGFGTYLLDVKLPAKRFKLGMILPDQSSSYELYLDDKHVLNSGKIIRNQDGNLDAVEEGIRPLFIEFQPESSDLQIVLQIANEDLRLGGFWSPIVIGEAETLRSEWNRSLRLDSFLVGGLLIMAFLHLSFFIVRRKETPSLYFGLFCLIMGSRSLFPGNRLILEYTDAINYENMIRIEYLTFYLSVPVFLNYILSLYPRDLKRVFVDVLWWISIVASSMVLFFPMRIFTHTIPMYYLNAFIAGSLGLYTLVKAVRKKREGSLILLTGFIFIYLAMINDLLYVSYFLETGYYSSIGTFVFLAAQSVSLSVRNSKNMQRLLDLSRNLERKVEERTQRLRAAFRTIEEDLDMAVKIQTDFLEVPEDVVLKNAGVRLHSFYQPIAKVGGDFYIVRPIAEKKLRIFLADAIGHGVQASLMTMVIQSEYNSIFDPKLSPGEFLTELSGRFSARIGDVSPFFSGMIVDLDFETDRILIASAGNPSCILSTNEKTVSLDWIGPYAGMIPGFKYEELSEVLPKEFRLYLFTDGLPDRFIFSEGEYENFSMQRWLEQRCNQSIGSVCKELLDSANALSLPEFKKDDITLLGIERSILS, from the coding sequence ATGTTTGCGATCAAGACCGGATCTTTCACTGCGAGAGTGATACGTTTCACCCGAAGGCCGTTTTTATCGTTTCGATTTATTTGGATCGTTGCCGCGTTATGCGCGCTTCTTGCCTACTGCAAAAACGAAGAACCTCCGGTCGCAAGATCCGGTATTTTAAACGCTTCCTCCTGGGACTTTGCTCACAAAGGAAAACTCGTTTTACGCGGCGAGTGGATGTTTTACTGGGGCGCTTGGAAGTTCGACGCGCAGCGAAGAAAGGACGAAACTCTTTCGAAATCCGGAGAGATCTTATATGTTCCTTCCGCATGGAACGGGGAATTCAGAAAGGGAAAGGGATTTGGAACGTATCTTCTCGACGTAAAACTTCCGGCAAAACGATTTAAGCTGGGAATGATTCTTCCTGATCAGAGTTCGTCGTATGAACTCTATCTCGACGATAAACACGTTTTAAATTCCGGAAAGATTATTCGCAACCAAGACGGAAATTTGGACGCGGTGGAGGAAGGAATTCGTCCTCTGTTCATCGAATTCCAACCCGAAAGCTCCGACCTGCAAATCGTATTACAAATCGCGAATGAAGATTTACGGCTCGGAGGATTTTGGTCTCCGATCGTAATCGGGGAAGCGGAAACGCTCCGCAGCGAATGGAATCGTTCTCTTCGATTGGATTCATTTTTGGTGGGCGGACTTTTGATCATGGCCTTTCTTCATCTTTCCTTTTTTATCGTACGAAGAAAGGAGACTCCCTCTTTGTATTTCGGATTATTTTGTTTGATCATGGGTTCGAGAAGCCTGTTTCCCGGAAATCGTTTGATCCTGGAATATACGGACGCGATCAATTACGAGAATATGATCCGAATTGAATATTTGACTTTTTATCTTTCGGTTCCGGTCTTTTTGAACTACATTCTTTCCTTATATCCGCGGGATTTGAAGCGAGTCTTTGTGGACGTGTTATGGTGGATCTCTATAGTCGCGTCTTCGATGGTTTTGTTTTTTCCGATGCGGATCTTTACGCATACGATTCCGATGTATTATCTGAACGCCTTTATCGCGGGAAGTTTGGGATTGTATACGCTCGTCAAAGCGGTTCGTAAAAAGAGGGAAGGTTCTCTCATTCTTTTGACCGGATTCATTTTCATCTATCTCGCGATGATCAACGATCTTCTTTATGTAAGTTACTTTTTGGAAACGGGATATTATTCCTCCATCGGAACGTTCGTATTTCTTGCGGCGCAATCCGTTTCTCTTTCGGTTCGGAATTCTAAAAACATGCAAAGACTTTTGGACCTTTCCAGAAATCTGGAGCGAAAAGTCGAAGAGAGAACGCAGAGACTTCGCGCGGCCTTCCGAACGATCGAAGAGGATTTGGATATGGCGGTCAAAATTCAAACGGACTTTTTGGAAGTTCCGGAGGATGTCGTATTAAAAAACGCGGGTGTTCGTCTGCATTCTTTCTATCAACCGATCGCAAAAGTGGGCGGGGACTTTTATATCGTGCGTCCGATCGCCGAAAAAAAACTGCGTATCTTTCTTGCGGACGCGATCGGTCACGGGGTTCAAGCTTCTCTGATGACGATGGTGATTCAGAGCGAATACAATTCCATCTTCGATCCGAAACTTTCTCCCGGAGAATTTCTTACGGAACTTTCCGGACGATTCAGCGCGAGAATCGGAGATGTCAGCCCTTTCTTTTCCGGTATGATTGTGGATTTGGATTTTGAAACGGATCGGATTCTCATTGCAAGCGCGGGAAATCCTTCCTGCATTTTAAGTACGAACGAAAAAACGGTTTCTCTCGATTGGATCGGACCTTATGCCGGAATGATTCCCGGATTCAAATACGAAGAATTATCCGAGGTTCTTCCTAAAGAATTTCGATTGTATCTCTTTACGGATGGATTGCCCGATCGATTCATCTTTTCGGAAGGAGAATACGAGAATTTTTCTATGCAACGATGGCTTGAACAAAGATGCAATCAATCGATCGGAAGCGTATGCAAAGAATTGTTGGACTCGGCTAATGCTTTGAGTTTACCCGAGTTTAAAAAAGACGATATAACTTTGCTCGGGATCGAAAGATCGATTTTAAGTTAA
- a CDS encoding DUF445 family protein codes for MMFFASDSPKTPFRKRQLFSNSLLIGFSAAILSILFFGNPETPISKVVLSALEGGLIGGLCDWFAVWKTYKAIEEDSSRLASEIGNWVAGDLLHHEVIRSRIRMVLEDPTTRDDVHEVLLETFGNEEKTHEVLNQLFSKVEEDIVQYVVHYQFSGTDVALLKELNRQKEIMDTIKLLIGESMIKVADTEEFKSLLQEILGKMNLVAQVVLNLVVDFPKKLKEYGNHVKQGLVIESKDEKTIEKLVNLMAASTETYISSWNELHLDQREKAVRSLMGFLKVQASRLLGTLIQSHLKEIGEIKTLQEYAPLRSVLEFVEKRVDEGVSGYIGRQITTRLQSLDPKDLRKNLEWKTRNVLETIRINGSILGFFLGSLTGVLRFFF; via the coding sequence TTGATGTTCTTTGCCTCCGATTCTCCGAAAACCCCGTTTCGAAAAAGACAGCTTTTTTCGAATTCTTTGCTGATCGGTTTTTCGGCGGCGATTCTCTCGATTTTGTTTTTCGGAAATCCGGAAACTCCGATTTCCAAGGTCGTTCTTTCCGCTTTGGAAGGAGGTTTGATCGGTGGACTTTGCGATTGGTTTGCGGTTTGGAAAACCTACAAGGCCATCGAAGAGGACAGTTCCAGACTCGCATCGGAAATCGGCAACTGGGTTGCGGGCGATCTTCTGCATCACGAGGTGATCCGTTCGCGAATCAGAATGGTTTTGGAAGATCCGACCACCCGCGACGACGTTCACGAGGTTTTACTCGAAACCTTCGGAAACGAGGAAAAAACCCACGAGGTTTTGAACCAGCTTTTCTCCAAAGTGGAGGAAGACATCGTTCAATACGTGGTTCATTATCAGTTTTCGGGAACGGATGTCGCTTTATTAAAAGAGTTAAACCGACAAAAGGAGATTATGGACACGATCAAACTTCTGATCGGGGAGTCCATGATCAAAGTCGCCGATACGGAGGAATTCAAATCTCTTCTTCAAGAAATATTAGGAAAAATGAATTTAGTTGCCCAGGTGGTTTTGAACCTCGTGGTCGACTTTCCGAAAAAACTGAAGGAATACGGGAATCACGTAAAGCAGGGGTTGGTGATCGAATCCAAGGACGAAAAAACGATCGAGAAGCTCGTCAATTTGATGGCTGCTTCCACGGAAACGTATATTTCTTCCTGGAACGAACTTCATCTGGATCAAAGGGAAAAAGCGGTTCGATCCTTGATGGGGTTTTTAAAGGTTCAAGCGAGTCGTCTTTTAGGAACTTTGATTCAGTCTCATCTTAAGGAAATCGGTGAAATCAAAACTCTTCAAGAATACGCGCCTTTGCGATCGGTGCTGGAGTTCGTCGAGAAGAGGGTGGACGAAGGCGTTTCCGGTTATATCGGAAGGCAGATTACGACGCGTTTGCAAAGTCTCGACCCGAAAGATCTCCGAAAGAATTTGGAATGGAAGACTCGAAATGTTTTGGAAACCATTCGGATCAACGGAAGCATTCTCGGTTTTTTTCTGGGAAGTCTAACGGGAGTTTTGCGGTTCTTTTTTTGA
- a CDS encoding DNA alkylation repair protein, whose protein sequence is MQEKKQRTKTGSVGPSIRNEKSAGLTAKQFIKELTALKTKVDLEKNSRFLHNGSETNLCLGVQMGKIFETAKKYKNMPLGEIAVLIKNPYYEIRMGAVSILDFAARDKKRDQKFRKRLFDLYMKNHKHINNWDLVDRSAGQVIGRFLFDKSREPLYRLARSKNPMERRTAIVSTSYFIMNQDPNETFRIAEILKDDRDETVQKAVGSWVREAGKKDKPRLLDFLNRHCATLPRVTLRAAVERLDPKEKEFYLRSKKN, encoded by the coding sequence TTGCAAGAGAAGAAACAAAGAACGAAAACTGGTTCGGTCGGGCCTTCGATTCGGAACGAGAAATCGGCCGGACTTACCGCAAAACAATTCATCAAAGAATTGACCGCTCTTAAAACGAAAGTCGATTTAGAAAAGAATTCCAGATTTCTGCACAATGGAAGCGAAACCAATCTTTGTCTCGGCGTGCAGATGGGGAAAATATTCGAAACCGCGAAAAAATATAAGAACATGCCGTTGGGGGAAATCGCGGTTCTTATAAAAAATCCATATTACGAAATTCGAATGGGGGCCGTGAGTATTCTGGATTTTGCGGCGAGAGACAAGAAACGCGATCAAAAGTTCAGAAAGCGCCTCTTCGATTTATACATGAAAAATCACAAACATATCAACAATTGGGATCTCGTGGATCGTTCCGCGGGCCAGGTGATCGGCCGTTTTCTTTTCGACAAATCCAGAGAACCTTTGTATAGGTTGGCTCGTTCCAAAAATCCAATGGAAAGAAGAACTGCGATCGTAAGCACCTCGTATTTTATCATGAATCAGGATCCGAACGAGACCTTTCGAATCGCGGAAATTCTCAAGGATGATCGTGATGAAACGGTCCAGAAAGCGGTAGGGAGTTGGGTCCGCGAAGCGGGAAAAAAGGACAAGCCGCGTTTGCTCGATTTTTTAAACCGACATTGTGCAACTCTGCCAAGAGTTACGCTGCGGGCTGCGGTCGAACGATTGGATCCAAAGGAAAAGGAATTCTATCTCCGTTCCAAGAAGAATTGA
- a CDS encoding pirin family protein, whose amino-acid sequence METVYHAQETRGKADFGWLKSRHTFSFSSYYDPRRVHFGKLRVLNDDIVLGGKGFPPHPHENMEIVSIPLSGSLEHRDSEGNHSVIQSGEVQIMSAGTGIVHSEFNASATDPVNFLQIWILPDQIGIKPRYEQKKFNVDDRRGKFQEVVSPDKNSGAVWINQNVTFSLAHGNEDLEIQYIPKNANGGVYFFLISGSVEIEGKKLSARDGFGIPASAKLTVRFLEESELLAIDTPL is encoded by the coding sequence ATGGAAACGGTCTATCACGCGCAAGAAACAAGAGGAAAGGCGGATTTCGGTTGGCTCAAAAGCAGACATACGTTCAGCTTCAGTTCGTATTACGATCCGCGCCGAGTGCATTTCGGAAAACTGAGAGTTTTAAACGACGACATCGTTCTAGGCGGAAAAGGTTTTCCACCGCATCCTCACGAAAATATGGAGATCGTTTCTATTCCTCTTTCAGGAAGCCTGGAACATCGGGACAGCGAAGGAAATCATTCCGTGATTCAATCTGGAGAAGTGCAGATCATGTCCGCGGGAACGGGAATCGTTCACTCGGAGTTCAACGCTTCCGCGACCGATCCGGTCAATTTTTTGCAAATCTGGATTTTGCCGGATCAAATCGGAATTAAACCTCGTTACGAACAGAAGAAGTTCAACGTGGATGATCGCCGCGGTAAATTCCAGGAAGTCGTTTCTCCGGACAAGAATAGCGGAGCCGTTTGGATCAATCAAAACGTTACGTTTTCCCTGGCTCACGGAAATGAAGATTTAGAAATCCAGTATATTCCAAAAAATGCAAATGGGGGAGTGTATTTCTTTTTGATTTCCGGTTCGGTCGAAATCGAAGGGAAAAAGTTATCTGCGAGGGACGGATTCGGTATTCCTGCTTCCGCGAAACTCACGGTTCGATTTTTGGAAGAGTCGGAATTGCTTGCGATCGATACTCCGCTTTGA
- a CDS encoding S1C family serine protease: protein MIQWVQSDSKESRLTNKNTNPSSSNDDELMDAYSKAVTSVVDTVSPAVVHLKVSGNRMGGSGSGFLISPDGFIVTNQHVVENSQEISAEFPDGRSLKAMKIGEDPMTDIAVLKVTSDQFPYLNFSDPTAVKVGQLAIAIGNPLGYESTVTAGVVSALGRSLRSRSGRLIEDVIQTDAALNPGNSGGPLVNSRGQLIGINTAIIPSAQGICFAVGSGTAEYVITRLMKNGFVKRGYLGIAGQNQSVPNRLKIFNKLEQNSGVLVVEIEQSSPAAISLLRKGDMILTLNEQTIRSIDDMHRTLDESTIQKELPIRVLREGSLRTFRIKSGEI from the coding sequence ATGATTCAATGGGTTCAATCGGATTCGAAAGAATCCCGGCTTACGAATAAAAACACGAATCCCTCTTCCTCGAACGACGACGAGTTGATGGATGCGTATTCGAAAGCGGTCACGAGCGTTGTCGATACCGTAAGTCCCGCAGTCGTTCATCTCAAAGTGAGCGGCAATCGAATGGGAGGTTCCGGCTCGGGCTTTTTGATTTCACCGGACGGCTTTATCGTAACCAATCAGCACGTGGTTGAAAATTCGCAGGAAATCAGCGCGGAGTTTCCAGACGGAAGAAGTCTCAAAGCGATGAAGATCGGAGAAGATCCGATGACCGACATCGCCGTTCTCAAAGTTACGAGCGATCAATTTCCTTACTTGAATTTTTCCGATCCAACCGCCGTGAAAGTGGGACAACTTGCGATCGCGATCGGAAATCCGCTGGGTTACGAATCCACGGTAACCGCCGGGGTTGTGAGCGCACTCGGAAGAAGTCTCCGTTCCCGTTCGGGAAGATTGATCGAAGACGTGATTCAAACCGACGCGGCTCTCAATCCCGGAAACTCGGGCGGTCCTTTGGTCAACTCCAGAGGACAATTGATCGGAATCAACACGGCGATCATTCCTTCCGCACAAGGAATCTGCTTCGCAGTCGGATCGGGAACGGCAGAATACGTCATCACCCGATTGATGAAGAACGGCTTTGTCAAACGCGGTTATCTCGGAATCGCGGGACAAAATCAATCCGTACCGAATCGACTCAAGATCTTCAACAAACTCGAACAGAATTCGGGCGTGCTTGTCGTCGAGATAGAACAGTCCTCTCCGGCGGCGATAAGTCTATTAAGAAAAGGTGATATGATTTTGACCTTGAACGAACAGACGATCCGTTCGATCGACGACATGCATAGAACCTTGGACGAAAGCACGATCCAAAAGGAACTTCCGATCCGCGTATTGCGCGAGGGATCGCTTAGAACGTTTCGGATTAAAAGCGGGGAAATTTAA
- a CDS encoding Rrf2 family transcriptional regulator: MTSRFTVAIHILSLLSLGEGKTKTSEELAESVNTNPVVIRKILSLLKNQGIVRNQMGPNGGYYLAKPATEINLKEIYEAIDEKIFQMHSKSPNKKCICGHAIQPILTKVYDKAQRVLEEELGSTNLDSITREILSFSKR, encoded by the coding sequence ATGACGAGTCGATTTACGGTCGCGATCCACATTCTTTCCTTGTTGTCTTTGGGAGAAGGGAAAACCAAAACCTCCGAAGAACTCGCGGAAAGCGTAAACACCAATCCCGTCGTAATCCGAAAGATTCTATCTCTTCTCAAAAACCAAGGAATCGTCCGCAATCAGATGGGACCGAACGGCGGCTATTATCTCGCGAAACCTGCGACGGAAATCAATCTGAAGGAAATCTACGAAGCGATCGACGAAAAGATCTTTCAGATGCATTCCAAATCCCCGAATAAAAAATGTATCTGCGGTCACGCGATCCAACCGATTTTGACCAAGGTTTACGACAAGGCGCAAAGGGTTCTCGAAGAAGAGCTCGGCAGCACCAATCTCGACTCCATCACCCGCGAAATTCTAAGCTTTTCCAAACGCTGA
- a CDS encoding putative quinol monooxygenase — MIVILSSYKVLEEKVEEFKKISHEMAKESLDTEEGVLRLDVLQADGDPGRFVFMEVYKSETARKKHLETPQFISWRRAVPEWFSQGSTSIQYNPVHIDLLG; from the coding sequence ATGATCGTGATCCTGTCCTCGTATAAGGTTTTGGAAGAAAAGGTGGAAGAGTTTAAAAAGATCAGCCACGAGATGGCTAAGGAATCCCTCGATACGGAAGAAGGAGTTCTAAGACTCGATGTTCTGCAAGCCGACGGAGATCCCGGAAGATTCGTCTTTATGGAAGTGTATAAGAGCGAGACCGCGAGAAAAAAACATCTCGAGACTCCGCAGTTCATTTCCTGGCGCAGAGCCGTGCCGGAATGGTTCAGCCAAGGAAGCACTTCGATTCAATACAATCCGGTTCACATCGATCTTCTCGGATGA
- a CDS encoding NAD(P)H-dependent flavin oxidoreductase codes for MKLNTRITEMLGIDLPIIGAPMFLVSYPDLVVAVSEAGGIGCFPSLNYRSPEQLKDGLQEIRSKTKKPIGVNLILHKSHNPNWSKQLEVVLDAKVELLITSLGSPRTVVSEAKSVGSKVFCDVTTLKHANIVAKAGADALIAVAQGAGGHAGNISPFSLYPYLKKETGLPIVAAGAISSGAQMVAALALDADAVYVGTRLIATPEAMASEGYKQMLIESGPEEIVYTEKISGIPANWLKKSVEKAGDLSHSGQSQNLDQEYKRWRDIWSAGHGVAQIQGLIPAKDVVQGMVKEYHDILNRLPR; via the coding sequence ATGAAATTGAATACTCGAATTACGGAAATGCTCGGAATCGACCTGCCGATTATCGGAGCTCCTATGTTTTTAGTCTCGTATCCGGATCTGGTAGTCGCCGTTTCCGAAGCGGGAGGAATCGGTTGTTTTCCTTCTCTCAATTATCGTTCTCCGGAACAACTTAAAGACGGATTGCAGGAGATCCGTTCTAAAACGAAGAAGCCGATCGGGGTCAACCTGATTCTTCATAAATCGCATAACCCCAATTGGTCGAAGCAGCTCGAGGTCGTTCTCGATGCAAAGGTCGAACTTTTGATCACGAGTTTGGGAAGTCCGCGCACCGTCGTCAGCGAAGCGAAGAGCGTCGGCTCGAAAGTTTTCTGCGATGTCACCACCTTGAAACACGCGAACATCGTTGCGAAGGCCGGAGCGGACGCTTTGATCGCAGTCGCGCAAGGCGCGGGCGGCCACGCGGGAAATATTTCTCCGTTCAGTTTGTATCCGTATCTCAAAAAAGAAACCGGTCTTCCCATCGTCGCGGCGGGTGCGATTTCAAGCGGCGCTCAAATGGTGGCCGCTCTTGCGTTGGATGCGGATGCGGTCTATGTGGGAACTCGTTTGATTGCGACGCCCGAGGCGATGGCGTCCGAAGGTTACAAGCAAATGCTCATAGAATCCGGCCCGGAAGAAATCGTTTATACCGAGAAGATTTCGGGAATTCCCGCAAACTGGTTGAAAAAATCGGTGGAGAAGGCGGGGGATCTTTCGCACAGCGGACAATCGCAGAATTTAGATCAAGAATACAAACGCTGGAGAGACATTTGGTCCGCGGGTCACGGTGTGGCTCAGATCCAAGGTTTGATTCCCGCAAAGGACGTGGTTCAGGGAATGGTTAAAGAATATCATGATATTCTAAATCGTTTGCCGCGCTGA
- a CDS encoding glycosyltransferase family 2 protein, which produces MANANKKSVPSGKIKKPNDKTSLIIPIYNEAGHLEEFLTKIDALVLPTDKELVFIDDCSKDDSRSILQSFRFRSAHQILLQEKNQGKGAALQTGIAAATGNFLIVQDADFEYDMDEVPMLLEPLMRGKADVVFGSRFKKDGRQVHRTFHYMVNRFLTFVSNFLSGLYLTDMETCYKAFRSEIIKNVNLESKRFGFEPEVTAKIARLKIRVQEFPISYYPRNYLEGKKITWKDGVAALRHIVYFNLIQSKKGFFKNELPEKYIPKGIHWL; this is translated from the coding sequence ATGGCAAACGCAAATAAGAAATCCGTGCCAAGCGGCAAAATAAAAAAACCAAACGACAAAACTTCTCTCATTATACCGATTTACAACGAAGCCGGTCATTTGGAAGAATTTTTGACCAAAATCGATGCGCTCGTATTGCCAACCGATAAGGAGCTAGTATTCATCGACGATTGTTCCAAAGACGATTCTCGTTCTATTCTTCAATCGTTTCGTTTTCGTTCCGCGCATCAAATTTTGCTACAGGAAAAAAATCAAGGCAAGGGTGCCGCGTTGCAAACAGGAATCGCGGCCGCGACCGGAAATTTTCTCATCGTGCAGGATGCGGATTTCGAGTACGATATGGACGAGGTTCCGATGCTGCTCGAACCTTTGATGCGAGGAAAAGCGGATGTAGTCTTCGGTTCCCGATTTAAGAAGGACGGAAGACAGGTTCACAGAACGTTTCATTATATGGTCAATCGCTTCCTAACGTTTGTTTCCAATTTTCTGAGCGGGTTGTATCTCACCGATATGGAAACCTGTTACAAGGCGTTTCGTTCCGAAATCATCAAAAACGTGAACTTAGAATCGAAACGTTTCGGTTTCGAGCCGGAAGTCACCGCGAAAATCGCTAGACTCAAGATCCGTGTTCAGGAATTTCCGATTTCGTATTATCCGAGAAATTATTTGGAAGGGAAAAAGATCACATGGAAAGACGGAGTGGCAGCGCTGCGCCATATCGTGTATTTTAATCTGATTCAATCCAAGAAAGGTTTTTTTAAAAACGAACTTCCTGAGAAATATATTCCGAAAGGAATTCATTGGCTGTAG